The proteins below come from a single Caulobacter flavus genomic window:
- a CDS encoding alpha/beta hydrolase family protein, with protein sequence MQSVAMSPAGDQLAILGGGPAARTVRFATIDKPGETQLALGDVQTMDVRWVGEGYVLVRAAYWQTVGPRNAYRFERNVVVDNKGKVVSTLLEGDNPSAYALSQPVLGVVDGEKPKALVLGLDQVVDNGEGSLGTRLVRKGVINPLVWTLWRVDVAKGRGAVAERGTPDTKRWSVDADGEARVRVDEDIISHKVSLYARAKGQKQWRPLASADREDSYLGYSDAEDAAFMIRKGADGVAQVIRIRLAGGEPEPVGKAVANQDVGLLRDSHLTTPVAIVSGGERPVYEWLDPQLATVHGALSRAFKGRDVLLTGWSKDRTRFVARVTSPSAPATWYLFDRARKEISPLGEEYPELKDQALGQTRWLTYKARDGLEIPAYLTLPPNAPASGGKLPLIVMPHGGPAVRDAFDFDWWAQFLATRGYAVLQPQFRGSGGFGDAFEKAGEREWGGKIQTDLLDGVASLAADGVVDPARVCIVGASFGGYSALAGATLNPDAYRCAVSVNGVSDLPQALGETVTAYGKESDSFRYWRQVMGSTVGDPTALTSISPARRVSKATPPVLLAWGERDTTVLPAQSERMRDALQAAGRPVETLALEKDDHYLTNSASRTRVLEATEQFLAKHLPVAR encoded by the coding sequence GTGCAGTCCGTCGCCATGTCGCCAGCGGGCGACCAGCTGGCCATCCTGGGCGGCGGGCCCGCGGCCCGCACCGTCCGCTTCGCCACCATAGACAAGCCGGGCGAGACGCAGCTGGCGCTCGGCGACGTCCAGACCATGGACGTGCGCTGGGTCGGCGAGGGCTACGTGCTGGTCCGCGCGGCCTACTGGCAGACGGTCGGCCCGCGCAACGCCTACCGTTTCGAGCGCAACGTCGTCGTCGACAACAAGGGCAAGGTCGTCTCGACCCTGCTCGAGGGCGACAATCCCTCGGCCTACGCGCTGAGCCAGCCCGTGCTGGGCGTCGTCGACGGCGAAAAGCCCAAGGCCCTGGTGCTGGGCCTGGACCAGGTGGTCGACAACGGCGAGGGCAGTCTCGGCACCCGCCTCGTCCGCAAGGGAGTGATCAACCCGCTGGTCTGGACCCTGTGGCGCGTGGACGTGGCCAAGGGGCGCGGGGCCGTCGCCGAGCGCGGCACGCCCGACACCAAGCGCTGGAGCGTCGACGCCGACGGCGAGGCGCGCGTGCGCGTCGACGAGGACATCATCAGCCACAAGGTCAGCCTCTATGCCCGGGCCAAGGGCCAGAAGCAGTGGCGGCCGCTGGCCAGCGCCGACCGCGAGGACAGCTACCTGGGCTATTCCGACGCCGAGGACGCGGCCTTCATGATCCGCAAGGGCGCCGACGGCGTCGCGCAGGTGATCCGCATCCGCCTGGCCGGCGGCGAGCCCGAGCCGGTCGGCAAGGCGGTCGCCAACCAGGACGTCGGCCTGCTGCGCGACAGCCACCTGACGACGCCGGTGGCCATCGTCTCCGGCGGCGAGCGCCCGGTCTACGAGTGGCTCGACCCGCAGCTGGCCACGGTGCACGGCGCGCTCTCGCGGGCCTTCAAGGGCCGCGACGTGCTGCTGACCGGCTGGTCGAAGGACCGCACGCGCTTCGTCGCCCGGGTGACCTCGCCGTCCGCGCCGGCGACCTGGTACCTGTTCGACCGGGCCCGCAAGGAGATCTCGCCGCTCGGCGAGGAGTATCCCGAGCTCAAGGACCAGGCGCTGGGCCAGACCCGCTGGCTGACCTACAAGGCGCGCGACGGCCTGGAGATCCCGGCCTACCTGACCCTGCCGCCGAACGCGCCGGCCAGCGGCGGCAAGCTGCCGCTGATCGTCATGCCGCACGGCGGCCCCGCCGTCCGCGATGCGTTCGACTTCGACTGGTGGGCGCAGTTCCTGGCCACCCGGGGCTATGCGGTGCTGCAGCCGCAGTTCCGCGGTTCGGGCGGATTCGGCGACGCCTTCGAGAAGGCGGGCGAGCGCGAATGGGGCGGCAAGATCCAGACCGACCTGCTGGACGGCGTCGCCAGCCTGGCCGCCGACGGCGTGGTCGATCCGGCCCGGGTCTGCATCGTCGGCGCCAGCTTCGGCGGCTATTCGGCCCTGGCCGGCGCGACCCTCAACCCGGACGCCTATCGCTGCGCGGTCTCGGTCAACGGCGTCTCCGACCTGCCCCAGGCCTTGGGCGAGACGGTCACGGCCTACGGCAAGGAGTCCGACTCGTTCCGCTACTGGCGCCAGGTCATGGGCTCGACCGTAGGCGACCCGACCGCCCTGACCTCGATCTCGCCGGCCCGCAGGGTCAGCAAGGCCACGCCGCCGGTGCTGCTGGCCTGGGGCGAGCGCGACACTACCGTGCTGCCGGCCCAGTCCGAGCGCATGCGCGACGCCCTGCAGGCGGCCGGCCGTCCGGTCGAGACGCTCGCCCTGGAGAAGGACGACCACTATCTGACCAACTCGGCCTCCCGCACCCGCGTGCTGGAGGCGACCGAGCAGTTCCTGGCCAAGCACCTGCCGGTCGCTCGCTAG
- a CDS encoding methyl-accepting chemotaxis protein, with protein MRSDISTKVSLTIAAAFAVLLAGLLGVVAWSSLGFAKGQAIAQQETSMRVAWDVIGRQGQAFRREGDQLLVGDHVLNGDLAGVDRVKALAGGVATVFAGDKRITTNVEKPDGSRAVGTSLAQGPVYDAVLGRGEPYRGETKILKRDYFVAYDPIKDASGQVIGVMFVGVPKADYFGPVYRQLAWLGAAGVVLGLAGGVASVLTVRRQLSPLKTLREAMARLMKGDLNVALPFAGRRDDIGLMADAVHAFRDDAEAKQRFEADAANHRDQAEADRAAAQARDARSAREQSQVVESLAQGLGRLSNGDLTVRLDQPFAHDYEGLRSDFNQAVERLEAAMSSVVDAVGALNAGAGSIADASSDISDRTEQQAASLEETAAALEEITVTVRRTAEGARGAHMAVREAQTEAGRSRAVVEDTIAAIGGVEASSHQVGQIVGVIDEIAFQTNLLALNAGVEAARAGDAGKGFAVVAQEVRALAQRSAEAAKEIKVHIADSARQVEAGVKLVGRTGEALQKIVAQVEAIDGIVSQIAAGAQEQSVGLSQVNTAVNQMDQGAQRNAALISRSAGDSRNLVTAADELSGMVARFRTSQASSPLRRAG; from the coding sequence ATGCGCTCGGACATCTCCACCAAGGTCAGCCTGACCATCGCCGCCGCCTTCGCCGTCCTGCTGGCCGGCCTGCTGGGCGTCGTCGCCTGGAGCTCGCTGGGCTTCGCCAAGGGGCAGGCCATCGCCCAGCAGGAAACCAGCATGCGGGTGGCCTGGGACGTCATCGGCCGCCAGGGCCAGGCGTTCCGCCGCGAGGGCGACCAGCTGCTGGTCGGCGACCACGTGCTGAACGGCGACCTGGCCGGCGTCGACCGCGTCAAGGCGCTGGCCGGCGGCGTGGCCACCGTCTTCGCGGGCGACAAGCGCATCACCACCAACGTCGAGAAGCCGGACGGCTCGCGCGCCGTCGGCACCAGCCTCGCCCAGGGCCCGGTCTATGACGCCGTGCTCGGTCGCGGGGAGCCCTATCGCGGCGAGACCAAGATCCTCAAGCGCGACTACTTCGTGGCCTACGACCCGATCAAGGACGCCTCGGGCCAGGTGATCGGCGTGATGTTCGTCGGCGTGCCCAAGGCCGACTACTTCGGTCCGGTCTATCGCCAGCTGGCTTGGCTGGGCGCGGCCGGCGTGGTGCTGGGCCTGGCCGGCGGCGTCGCCTCGGTGCTGACCGTTCGCCGCCAGCTGTCGCCGCTGAAGACCCTGCGCGAGGCCATGGCCCGCCTGATGAAGGGCGACCTGAACGTGGCGCTGCCGTTCGCCGGCCGCCGGGACGACATCGGCCTGATGGCCGACGCGGTCCACGCCTTCCGCGACGACGCGGAGGCCAAGCAACGCTTCGAGGCCGACGCGGCCAACCATCGCGACCAGGCCGAGGCCGACCGCGCCGCCGCACAGGCTCGCGACGCCCGCTCGGCCCGCGAGCAGAGCCAGGTGGTCGAAAGCCTGGCCCAGGGTCTGGGCCGCCTGTCGAACGGCGACCTGACGGTCCGCCTCGATCAGCCCTTCGCCCATGACTACGAAGGCCTGCGCAGCGACTTCAACCAGGCCGTCGAGCGGCTGGAAGCGGCGATGAGTTCGGTGGTCGACGCCGTCGGCGCCCTCAACGCCGGGGCCGGCAGCATCGCCGACGCCTCGTCCGACATCTCCGACCGCACCGAGCAGCAGGCCGCCAGCCTGGAAGAGACGGCCGCGGCTCTGGAAGAAATCACCGTCACGGTCCGCCGCACCGCCGAGGGCGCGCGCGGGGCGCACATGGCCGTGCGCGAGGCCCAGACCGAGGCCGGCCGTTCGCGCGCCGTGGTCGAGGACACCATCGCCGCCATCGGCGGGGTCGAGGCCTCGTCCCACCAGGTCGGGCAGATCGTCGGCGTGATCGACGAGATCGCTTTCCAGACCAACCTGCTGGCGCTCAACGCGGGCGTCGAGGCCGCGCGCGCCGGCGATGCGGGCAAGGGCTTCGCGGTCGTCGCTCAGGAAGTCCGCGCCCTGGCCCAGCGTTCGGCGGAAGCCGCCAAGGAGATCAAGGTCCACATCGCCGACAGCGCCCGCCAGGTCGAGGCCGGGGTCAAGCTGGTCGGCCGCACGGGCGAGGCCCTGCAGAAGATCGTCGCCCAGGTCGAGGCCATCGACGGCATCGTCAGCCAGATCGCCGCCGGCGCCCAGGAGCAGTCGGTGGGCCTCTCGCAGGTCAACACCGCCGTCAACCAGATGGACCAGGGCGCCCAGCGCAACGCGGCCCTGATCAGCCGCTCGGCCGGCGACAGCCGCAACCTGGTCACGGCCGCCGACGAGCTGTCGGGCATGGTCGCCCGCTTCCGCACTTCGCAGGCGTCGTCGCCCTTGCGCCGCGCAGGCTGA
- the rpoC gene encoding DNA-directed RNA polymerase subunit beta' yields the protein MNQEVLNIFNPVQATPTFDQIRISLASPEKIRSWSFGEIKKPETINYRTFKPERDGLFCARIFGPTKDYECLCGKYKRMKYKGIICEKCGVEVTLARVRRERMGHIELASPVAHIWFLKSLPSRIAMMLDMPLKDIERVLYFEYYIVTEPGLTPLKQHQLLSEDDYIRAQDEYGDDSFTAEIGAEAVQNLLKAIDLEKEAERLREELAGTVSDMKQKKFSKRLKILEAFQESGNRPEWMVLTVVPVIPPELRPLVPLDGGRFATSDLNDLYRRVINRNNRLKRLIELRAPDIIIRNEKRMLQESVDALFDNGRRGRVITGANKRPLKSLADMLKGKQGRFRQNLLGKRVDYSGRSVIVVGPDLKLHECGLPKKMALELFKPFIYARLDAKGLSGTVKQSKRMVEREQPQVWDILEEVIREHPVLLNRAPTLHRLGIQAFEPKLIEGKAIQLHPLVCAAFNADFDGDQMAVHVPLSLEAQLEARVLMMSTNNILSPANGRPIIVPSQDIVLGLYYLSVARDGEPGEGKIFSDLGEIEAAMDAGVVSLHAKIKSRFTEVDADGVARRRVIDTTPGRMKIAALLPRHPAIGHRLIEKALTKKEIGNLIDIVYRHCGQKATVIFADQVMGLGFKEAAKAGISFGKDDIIIPKRKEAIVAETRALAEEYEQQYADGLITKGEKYNKVVDAWAKATDRVADEMMAELQMKHKDENGREKEINAIYMMAHSGARGSQAQMKQLGGMRGLMAKPSGEIIETPIVSNFKEGLTVQEYFNSTHGARKGLADTALKTANSGYLTRRLVDVAQDCIIVEEDCGTTKGITLHAVVEGGDVLVSLGTRVLGRFTAEDVKDPATGELVAPADTYIDENMADAIEAAAVQSVKVRSVLTCEAKIGVCGACYGRDLARGTPVNIGEAVGVIAAQSIGEPGTQLTMRTFHIGGTAQVAEQSFFESSNDGVARVSGATVVASDGALVVMSRNTSVSVLVDGKERENYKPPYGARLKIKDGDTVKRGQRLADWDPYTTPIITEVGGRIRAEDLVDGFSVREEVDEATGIAQRVIADWRASARGSDLRPAMGVLAEDGSYKRLSNGGEARYLLSVGAILSVADGDEVKPGEVIARIPTEGAKTRDITGGLPRVAELFEARRPKDCAVIAEMDGRVEFGKDYKNKRRIKITPDVDADGNQPEAVEFLIPKGKHIAVHDGDYITRGEYIIDGNPDPHDILRILGVEALANFLVDEIQEVYRLQGVPINDKHIETIVRQMLQKVEIIEPGDTGLIKGDHLDKPEFDKEQDKAIARGGRPAVTQPVLLGITKASLQTKSFISAASFQETTRVLTEASVHGKTDTLEGLKENVIVGRLIPAGTGSYLRSLQRVAAKRDEQLAQQREEAMEPLPAEIALSDAE from the coding sequence ATGAACCAGGAAGTCCTGAACATCTTCAATCCGGTCCAGGCCACGCCGACCTTCGACCAGATCCGCATCTCGCTCGCTTCGCCGGAAAAGATCCGTTCGTGGTCGTTCGGCGAGATCAAGAAGCCCGAGACCATCAACTACCGCACGTTCAAGCCCGAGCGTGACGGCCTGTTCTGCGCCCGTATCTTTGGCCCGACCAAGGACTACGAATGCCTGTGCGGCAAGTACAAGCGCATGAAGTACAAGGGCATCATCTGCGAAAAGTGCGGCGTGGAAGTCACCCTCGCCCGCGTTCGCCGTGAGCGCATGGGCCACATCGAGCTGGCCTCGCCGGTCGCCCACATCTGGTTCCTGAAGTCGCTGCCCTCGCGCATCGCCATGATGCTCGACATGCCGCTGAAGGACATCGAGCGCGTCCTGTACTTCGAATACTACATCGTCACCGAGCCGGGCCTGACCCCGCTGAAGCAGCACCAGCTGCTGAGCGAAGACGACTACATCCGCGCTCAGGACGAGTACGGCGACGACAGCTTCACCGCCGAGATCGGCGCCGAGGCCGTCCAGAACCTGCTGAAGGCCATCGACCTCGAAAAAGAGGCCGAGCGTCTGCGCGAGGAACTGGCCGGCACCGTGTCGGACATGAAGCAGAAGAAGTTCAGCAAGCGCCTGAAGATCCTGGAAGCCTTCCAGGAGTCGGGCAACCGTCCCGAGTGGATGGTGCTGACCGTCGTGCCGGTCATCCCGCCGGAACTGCGCCCGCTGGTGCCGCTGGACGGCGGCCGCTTCGCCACGTCCGACCTGAACGACCTGTATCGCCGGGTCATCAACCGTAACAACCGCCTGAAGCGCCTGATCGAGCTGCGCGCGCCCGACATCATCATTCGCAACGAAAAGCGGATGCTGCAGGAGTCGGTCGACGCCCTGTTCGACAACGGCCGTCGCGGTCGCGTCATCACCGGCGCCAACAAGCGGCCCCTCAAGTCGCTGGCCGACATGCTGAAGGGCAAGCAAGGCCGCTTCCGTCAGAACCTGCTCGGCAAGCGCGTCGACTACTCGGGCCGTTCGGTCATCGTCGTGGGTCCGGACCTGAAGCTGCACGAGTGCGGCCTGCCCAAGAAGATGGCGCTCGAGCTGTTCAAGCCGTTCATCTACGCGCGCCTGGACGCCAAGGGCCTGTCGGGCACCGTCAAGCAGTCCAAGCGCATGGTCGAGCGCGAACAGCCCCAGGTGTGGGACATCCTCGAAGAGGTGATCCGCGAGCACCCGGTCCTGCTGAACCGCGCCCCGACGCTTCACCGTCTGGGCATCCAGGCGTTCGAACCGAAGCTGATCGAGGGCAAGGCCATCCAGCTGCACCCGCTGGTCTGCGCCGCGTTCAACGCCGACTTCGACGGCGACCAGATGGCCGTGCACGTCCCGCTGAGCCTGGAAGCTCAGCTGGAAGCGCGCGTCCTGATGATGTCGACCAACAACATCCTGTCGCCCGCCAACGGTCGCCCGATCATCGTGCCGTCGCAGGACATCGTCCTGGGCCTGTACTACCTGTCGGTCGCCCGTGACGGCGAGCCGGGCGAAGGCAAGATCTTCTCGGACCTGGGCGAGATCGAAGCGGCCATGGACGCCGGCGTCGTGTCGCTGCACGCCAAGATCAAGTCGCGCTTCACCGAAGTGGACGCCGATGGCGTGGCTCGCCGCCGCGTGATCGACACCACGCCGGGCCGCATGAAGATCGCCGCCCTGCTGCCGCGCCACCCCGCGATCGGTCACCGACTGATCGAGAAGGCGCTGACCAAGAAGGAAATCGGCAACCTCATCGACATCGTCTACCGCCACTGCGGTCAGAAGGCGACGGTGATCTTCGCCGACCAGGTCATGGGCCTGGGCTTCAAGGAAGCCGCCAAGGCCGGCATCTCGTTCGGCAAGGACGACATCATCATTCCGAAGCGCAAGGAAGCAATCGTCGCCGAGACGCGCGCCCTGGCCGAGGAATACGAGCAGCAGTACGCCGACGGCCTGATCACCAAGGGTGAGAAGTACAACAAGGTCGTCGACGCCTGGGCCAAGGCCACCGATCGCGTCGCCGACGAGATGATGGCCGAGCTTCAGATGAAGCATAAGGACGAGAACGGCCGCGAGAAGGAAATCAACGCCATCTACATGATGGCCCACTCCGGCGCCCGTGGTTCGCAAGCCCAGATGAAGCAGCTGGGCGGCATGCGCGGCCTGATGGCCAAGCCGTCCGGTGAAATCATCGAGACCCCGATCGTCTCGAACTTCAAGGAAGGCCTGACCGTTCAGGAGTACTTCAACTCCACCCACGGCGCCCGTAAGGGTCTGGCCGACACCGCGCTGAAGACCGCCAACTCGGGTTACCTGACCCGTCGTCTGGTCGACGTCGCGCAGGACTGCATCATCGTCGAGGAAGACTGCGGCACCACCAAGGGCATCACCCTGCACGCCGTGGTCGAAGGCGGCGACGTGCTGGTCTCGCTGGGCACCCGCGTCCTGGGCCGCTTCACGGCCGAGGATGTCAAGGATCCGGCGACCGGCGAGCTGGTCGCTCCGGCCGACACCTACATCGACGAGAACATGGCCGACGCCATCGAGGCGGCGGCTGTCCAGTCGGTGAAGGTCCGCTCGGTCCTGACCTGCGAAGCCAAGATCGGCGTCTGCGGCGCCTGCTACGGCCGCGACCTGGCCCGCGGCACCCCGGTCAACATCGGTGAAGCTGTCGGCGTCATCGCCGCCCAGTCGATCGGTGAGCCGGGCACGCAGCTGACCATGCGTACGTTCCACATCGGCGGCACGGCCCAGGTGGCCGAGCAGTCGTTCTTCGAAAGCAGCAACGACGGTGTCGCCCGCGTCAGCGGCGCCACGGTCGTGGCTTCGGACGGCGCCCTGGTCGTGATGAGCCGCAACACCTCGGTGAGCGTGCTGGTCGACGGCAAGGAACGCGAGAACTACAAGCCGCCGTACGGCGCTCGCCTGAAGATCAAGGACGGCGACACCGTCAAGCGCGGCCAGCGTCTGGCCGACTGGGACCCCTACACCACGCCGATCATCACCGAAGTCGGCGGCCGCATCCGCGCCGAAGACCTGGTGGACGGCTTCTCGGTCCGCGAGGAAGTCGACGAAGCGACGGGCATCGCCCAGCGCGTCATCGCCGACTGGCGTGCGTCGGCCCGCGGTTCGGACCTGCGTCCGGCCATGGGCGTGCTGGCCGAGGATGGCAGCTACAAGCGTCTGTCGAACGGCGGCGAGGCTCGCTACCTCCTGTCGGTCGGCGCCATTCTCTCGGTGGCCGACGGCGACGAAGTGAAGCCGGGTGAGGTCATCGCCCGTATCCCGACCGAAGGCGCCAAGACCCGGGACATCACCGGTGGTCTGCCGCGCGTCGCCGAACTCTTCGAAGCCCGCCGTCCGAAGGACTGCGCGGTCATCGCGGAAATGGACGGCCGTGTCGAATTCGGCAAGGATTACAAGAACAAGCGCCGGATCAAGATCACTCCGGACGTCGACGCCGACGGCAACCAGCCCGAAGCGGTCGAGTTCCTGATCCCGAAGGGCAAGCACATCGCGGTGCATGATGGCGACTACATCACGCGCGGCGAGTACATCATCGACGGCAACCCGGATCCGCACGACATCCTGCGCATCCTGGGCGTCGAGGCCCTGGCCAACTTCCTCGTCGACGAGATCCAGGAGGTCTATCGACTGCAGGGCGTGCCGATTAACGACAAGCACATCGAGACGATCGTTCGTCAGATGCTGCAGAAGGTCGAGATCATTGAGCCCGGCGACACCGGCCTCATCAAGGGCGACCACCTTGATAAGCCGGAGTTCGACAAGGAGCAGGACAAGGCGATCGCCCGCGGCGGCCGTCCGGCTGTGACCCAGCCGGTGCTGCTCGGCATCACCAAGGCCTCGCTGCAGACCAAGAGCTTCATCTCGGCCGCGTCGTTCCAGGAAACGACCCGCGTCCTGACCGAAGCCTCGGTGCACGGCAAGACCGACACCCTGGAAGGCCTGAAGGAAAACGTCATCGTGGGTCGCCTGATCCCCGCTGGTACGGGTTCCTACCTGCGCAGCCTGCAGCGCGTCGCCGCCAAGCGCGACGAGCAGCTGGCCCAGCAGCGCGAAGAGGCGATGGAGCCGCTGCCGGCGGAAATCGCGCTCTCGGACGCCGAATAG